The following DNA comes from Candidatus Stoquefichus sp. SB1.
CATATGTAGACCTCCTTATTTTGAAATGACCATTTTATTTAATAATGTCATAAGTAATTCTGCTTCTTGCGATGATAAATCTTTTAAGATCATCTGATCCCATTGATAAAAGAAATCATGACTTAACTGAAAAATCTCTTGTCCTTTTTGTGTTAATGATAAGAGTCTTGCACGTTTATCACGTGGATTGACTTCTTGAACAATCCATTGATGATTTTCTAACTTTGTAAGTGCTCTTGTTGTATGTCCAGAATCTAATTGTAATTGAGTGGCTAATTCTTTCGGTGAACATTGTGGATGTTTTCCGATATAGAGTAAAAAGAATAACTGCCCCTGGGTTAAATGATGCTTTTGCAATTCTTTTTGACAGAATTGTCTAAATTGTTTTTGTAATATTGTTATATATAAGGCAAATGATGGCTTCAATTGATATACCTCCAATTAACTGACTAAGTCAATTATCTGCTTTTTTATGAAAAGTGTCAATAGATATGCATCATTGTAAAAAATTAATGAATAATTAAGGAATTTTTAGGCAATATGGTTTATAATAAGGACATACAGGAGGGTATGATATATGATATGGATTATTTTAGGTGTCGTTGTTGTTATAGCGTTATGGGTAGGTATGACATATAATGGTTTAACAAGATTGAGAAATAAGGTGAAAACAAATTGGGCACAGATTGATGTGGTTTTAAAAAGACGTGCTGATTTGATTCCTAATTTAGTAGAAACTGTAAAAGGTTATGCAAAACATGAAAAGGAAACTTTGGATGATGTGATTAAAGCAAGAAATACTTATGTGAGTGCTTCTTTGCCTGAGGATCAAATGAAAGCTTCTGGGGAGTTAACACAAGCATTAAATAAGTTGATGATGTTAAGTGAAGCTTATCCAGATTTAAAGGCGAATACAAACTTTATACAATTACAAAATGAATTGAGAGAGACAGAAGATAAAATTACTTTTGCTAGACAATTCTATAATGATTCAGTTTATGCTTATCAAAATAAGATTGAAATGTTCCCTTCAAATATAATTGCTGGATTATTTGGATTTAAACCTTTTGTTTTCTTCCAAGTTGATGAAGCTGATAAAAAAGCACCAGAGGTTAAGTTTTAATATGAAGAAAAAGAAAATATGTCTTATATTTTCTCTTTTTCTTAGTCTTTTCTTTTCAATTGGAACAGTTTTTGCAAGTTCAACTGAATTAAAAGATATGCAGATTCATGCTTATATTAATGAGGATGGAAGTGCACATATACAAGAAATATGGGATATGAATATTAATGAGGGAACAGAGGTTTATAAAGTTTTTAATAGAATGGGAGCATCAAAGATTACGAATCTCAAGGTCACTGATGAAAATGGCTTGAATTATAAAAATATTGGTGAATGGGATGTTGATGCTTCAAGAAAACAAAAGAATGGAAAATGTGGTTTAGTTACAAAATCAGATGGATATGAATTGTGTTTTGGAATCGGTGATTATGGTAAAAGAACATATACTTTTGAATATGATGTGTCTCATTTTATCAAAGGTTATGAAGATAATGAGCAGGGATTCAATTATGCATTCTTTTCAGATTTATCTTTAACACCAGATAAAGCCAAAGTGACTATTTCTTCACCTTATACATTTAATGAAGAAAATGCATCAATATGGGCATTTGGTTATGATGGTGATGTACATTTTGTAGATGGTAAAGTCGTTATGACAAGCAATGGAAGTCGTTTTCGTGGTAGTAAAATGCAGCTTTTAATGCGCATTAATGATGGGACATTTTCTGCTCCTTATGCAACAGGTCAGTATTTTAAAGATGTTTTAGCTGATGCTCAAGAAGGCAGTGATTATGATAATCTCGATAGTGATGGAAATGATGAATCAACACAAATAAGTGCTATGGATACTATTTTACCAATTGGGATTGTTGTGGGTTCAATGGCATTAGTGGGATCTATTTTTGTAGCAAGTGCTTTTTCTAGTAAAAAACGTGAGAAGATGAAATACGTATTTAGTGATGGACAACCTTTGCATAAGAATAATGTGAATATGTTTAGAGATATTCCTTGCAACAAAGATATTTTTGAATTTTATTATCTAGCAAAGAAAGCCAATTTAATTACTGATAAAGATCGTGGTGGAATGGTTGGTGCTGTTTTATTAAGATGGATTCAAAAAGGTTATATTGTTTTTAATAAAACAGAAGAGTCACGTATGGTTTTCTTTAAAAAAGATGGTTTTTCTATTGATTTAGATAAAGAAATTCCTATTACAGATCCATTAGAAATGAAATTATTAGGTTTTATTAGAAATGCTGCTGGATCAAATAAAAAGTTAGAAACAAAAGAATTTGAAAAATGGTGTGGTTCACACTATGAAGATATTGATGAATGGTTTACTCAGATTGAAAACACTGTAGAATATAAATTTAAAAATAGTGGTTTAATTAAAGTTGAGGAAACCGATACTCGATATATGGGGTTAAAAATTAAAAGAAAACGCGATGTTCTTGATGTTACTTTACGTGAAAAAATGGAACAAGTGATTGGCTTAAAGAAATTTTTACAGGAAATGAGTTTGATTGATGAAAAAGAAGTGATTGAAGTGAGAATGTGGGAAGAATATTTGATTTTTGCTTCTATTTTAGGTATTGCTGATAAAGTGAGTGAGCAATTAGGAGAATTATGTCCAACATTTAATCAACAGTCAAATTTAGATACAATTTATACAATGCAGATGGTTCATATGTTTGCTTATGATAGTATGCGTGCATCACGAAATGCTGCTATGGCTGCTCAGCAGGCTTCAAGGTCAGGAGGCTTTGGAGGCGGTGCATCATTTGGAGGCGGCGGAGGCGGCTTCTCAGG
Coding sequences within:
- the bilQ gene encoding bilirubin utilization transcriptional regulator BilQ — translated: MKPSFALYITILQKQFRQFCQKELQKHHLTQGQLFFLLYIGKHPQCSPKELATQLQLDSGHTTRALTKLENHQWIVQEVNPRDKRARLLSLTQKGQEIFQLSHDFFYQWDQMILKDLSSQEAELLMTLLNKMVISK
- a CDS encoding LemA family protein translates to MIWIILGVVVVIALWVGMTYNGLTRLRNKVKTNWAQIDVVLKRRADLIPNLVETVKGYAKHEKETLDDVIKARNTYVSASLPEDQMKASGELTQALNKLMMLSEAYPDLKANTNFIQLQNELRETEDKITFARQFYNDSVYAYQNKIEMFPSNIIAGLFGFKPFVFFQVDEADKKAPEVKF
- a CDS encoding DUF2207 family protein, with protein sequence MKKKKICLIFSLFLSLFFSIGTVFASSTELKDMQIHAYINEDGSAHIQEIWDMNINEGTEVYKVFNRMGASKITNLKVTDENGLNYKNIGEWDVDASRKQKNGKCGLVTKSDGYELCFGIGDYGKRTYTFEYDVSHFIKGYEDNEQGFNYAFFSDLSLTPDKAKVTISSPYTFNEENASIWAFGYDGDVHFVDGKVVMTSNGSRFRGSKMQLLMRINDGTFSAPYATGQYFKDVLADAQEGSDYDNLDSDGNDESTQISAMDTILPIGIVVGSMALVGSIFVASAFSSKKREKMKYVFSDGQPLHKNNVNMFRDIPCNKDIFEFYYLAKKANLITDKDRGGMVGAVLLRWIQKGYIVFNKTEESRMVFFKKDGFSIDLDKEIPITDPLEMKLLGFIRNAAGSNKKLETKEFEKWCGSHYEDIDEWFTQIENTVEYKFKNSGLIKVEETDTRYMGLKIKRKRDVLDVTLREKMEQVIGLKKFLQEMSLIDEKEVIEVRMWEEYLIFASILGIADKVSEQLGELCPTFNQQSNLDTIYTMQMVHMFAYDSMRASRNAAMAAQQASRSGGFGGGASFGGGGGGFSGGGGGGVR